One part of the Arthrobacter sp. EM1 genome encodes these proteins:
- a CDS encoding ribonuclease domain-containing protein, whose product MKAQRLTALLAVLVGLAVLAFVLAGVPQTGDAPPGAATTATETATEPAAGNATMAAGAATTAAGPAVTNPSGLPEVKVAELPAEARQTLSLIASGGPYPYARDNIAFGNFERILPRKPAGYYKEYTVGTPGESDRGARRIVAGRDGEKYYTPDHYNSFTFISESK is encoded by the coding sequence ATGAAGGCCCAGCGGCTGACAGCCCTGCTTGCCGTGCTGGTGGGACTGGCGGTGCTGGCCTTCGTCCTGGCAGGGGTCCCGCAGACCGGCGACGCTCCGCCCGGGGCCGCCACAACGGCCACCGAAACGGCCACCGAACCGGCCGCCGGGAACGCCACAATGGCCGCCGGGGCCGCCACAACGGCCGCGGGGCCCGCCGTTACCAACCCGTCCGGGCTGCCGGAAGTGAAGGTCGCCGAACTTCCGGCCGAGGCACGTCAGACGCTGTCGCTGATCGCCAGCGGCGGTCCGTATCCGTACGCCAGGGACAACATCGCATTCGGCAACTTCGAACGTATCCTTCCCCGGAAACCCGCCGGCTACTACAAGGAATACACTGTCGGGACGCCGGGCGAATCCGACCGCGGTGCCCGCCGGATCGTGGCCGGTAGGGACGGCGAAAAATACTACACGCCGGACCATTACAACTCGTTCACATTCATCAGCGAAAGCAAGTAG
- the glgX gene encoding glycogen debranching protein GlgX: MVMTYVDTASTVDASRAFPLGISVPSTGSPAADDPRGAVANVAVYAPGVATLEICYQAPGGTWQLKTLPNLTDGVHHGIVEGIPVGSRYGFRATPDHEALPLPMPAADFDADGVQPLLLDPYGRAVDEREDFITSVRMDSAFDWGDNRGPRVPWRNTIIYEAHVRGQTKLHPDIPEELQGTYAGLAHPAMIEHLIALGITAVQLLPVHFHVDEPHLQNLGMTNYWGYNTAAFFAPHPRYATQAAQAAGAQAVQDEFKGMVKLLHGAGLEVILDVVYNHTAEGGRDGRTLSFRGLGEMTYYRNDGNGKYVDTTGCGNSLNFGEPRVVQLVLDSLRYWVTEFHIDGFRFDLAVTLARNAANEFDPRHPFLVAIGADPVLSATKLIAEPWDVGYGGWQTGRFPAGWVDWNDHFRDAVRSFWLADRAAIDAGGQGSPVASLADALSGSASLFEPSGRSRLASVNLVTAHDGFTLADLVAYDRKHNEANGEQNRDGHGDNRSYNHGFEGPTEDEDILAKRAQSSRNLMASLMISQGVPMITAGDEVGRTQQGNNNAYCQDNPITWIDWTSNPESHSMLRTTKRVIRLRKEFLAGQPHDYPTREKQSYFHWFDEHGEPMAGDRWQDPGHRVVQLLLGSDDGHVDGLVVVNGGARDVKVTLPLLSNEDGTGNRLFELRLTTSELHDRRQGVRVASGERDVVQANSINIYRT, from the coding sequence ATGGTAATGACCTACGTAGATACAGCTTCCACCGTAGACGCTTCGCGTGCGTTTCCGCTGGGAATCAGTGTTCCGAGCACCGGTTCACCGGCCGCGGACGACCCCCGGGGGGCCGTCGCGAATGTGGCTGTCTACGCGCCCGGCGTGGCCACTCTGGAGATCTGCTACCAGGCGCCAGGCGGTACCTGGCAGCTAAAAACGCTGCCAAATCTGACCGACGGTGTGCACCACGGCATCGTCGAAGGCATTCCGGTCGGTTCCCGGTACGGTTTCCGGGCCACGCCGGACCACGAGGCGCTGCCGCTGCCCATGCCTGCCGCGGATTTCGACGCCGACGGCGTGCAGCCCCTGCTGCTGGACCCTTACGGCCGTGCCGTGGACGAGCGCGAGGACTTCATCACCAGCGTCCGGATGGACAGCGCTTTCGATTGGGGTGATAACCGCGGCCCCAGGGTGCCGTGGCGCAACACCATCATTTACGAGGCGCATGTCCGCGGCCAGACCAAGCTGCACCCAGACATCCCCGAAGAGCTCCAGGGCACCTACGCGGGGCTGGCACACCCGGCCATGATCGAACACCTGATCGCGCTGGGAATCACCGCGGTCCAGCTCCTCCCGGTGCATTTCCACGTGGACGAACCGCACCTGCAGAACCTTGGTATGACGAACTACTGGGGCTACAACACGGCTGCTTTCTTCGCCCCGCATCCCCGCTACGCCACACAGGCCGCGCAGGCCGCCGGCGCGCAGGCCGTCCAGGATGAGTTCAAGGGCATGGTGAAGCTGCTTCATGGCGCCGGACTGGAGGTCATCCTCGATGTCGTCTATAACCACACTGCCGAGGGCGGCCGGGACGGACGGACCCTCAGCTTCCGCGGGCTGGGCGAGATGACTTACTACCGCAACGACGGCAACGGCAAGTACGTGGACACCACCGGCTGCGGCAACAGCCTGAACTTCGGCGAGCCACGGGTTGTCCAGCTGGTCCTGGACTCCTTGCGTTACTGGGTGACAGAGTTCCACATCGACGGGTTCCGGTTCGACCTTGCGGTGACGCTGGCGCGCAATGCCGCCAACGAATTCGATCCCCGGCATCCTTTCCTGGTTGCGATCGGCGCCGACCCGGTGCTGTCCGCCACCAAGCTCATCGCGGAGCCGTGGGACGTCGGCTACGGGGGCTGGCAGACCGGCCGCTTCCCGGCCGGCTGGGTGGACTGGAATGATCACTTCCGCGATGCCGTCCGCAGCTTTTGGCTCGCCGACCGTGCCGCGATCGACGCCGGCGGGCAAGGCAGCCCCGTGGCCAGCCTCGCGGACGCGCTTTCCGGCTCCGCGAGCCTGTTCGAGCCCTCCGGCCGGTCCCGGCTCGCTTCGGTCAACCTCGTCACGGCCCACGACGGTTTCACCCTCGCCGACCTTGTCGCCTACGACCGCAAGCACAACGAGGCCAACGGCGAGCAGAACCGCGACGGCCACGGCGATAACCGCAGCTACAACCACGGCTTCGAGGGACCCACGGAGGACGAGGACATCCTGGCCAAGCGTGCCCAGTCCAGCCGCAACCTGATGGCCTCGCTGATGATCTCCCAGGGCGTGCCCATGATCACCGCCGGCGACGAGGTGGGCCGCACCCAGCAGGGCAACAACAACGCCTACTGCCAGGACAACCCCATCACGTGGATCGATTGGACCAGCAATCCCGAGTCACACTCGATGCTGCGGACCACCAAGCGTGTCATTCGGCTCCGCAAGGAATTCCTGGCCGGCCAGCCGCACGATTACCCGACGCGGGAAAAGCAGTCGTACTTCCATTGGTTCGACGAGCACGGCGAGCCCATGGCCGGGGACCGCTGGCAGGACCCCGGACACCGGGTTGTTCAGCTCCTGCTTGGCTCCGACGACGGTCACGTTGACGGGCTTGTGGTGGTCAACGGCGGCGCCCGGGACGTCAAAGTCACGCTGCCGCTGCTCAGCAATGAGGACGGGACCGGTAACAGGCTCTTTGAATTGCGCCTGACCACCTCCGAGCTCCACGACCGGCGCCAGGGCGTCCGGGTCGCTTCCGGCGAACGGGACGTTGTCCAGGCCAATTCCATCAACATCTACCGCACTTAG
- a CDS encoding barstar family protein, which translates to MKIYSADTWTIEELQALVADAGRRAVLIPAADTKRAVLESFAATLDFPADYGVNLDALNDSLHEFADAVADDAQRPVSFIWEVPAAFRADRSFGVICEILQDAESYAGKSLAVIAVFR; encoded by the coding sequence GTGAAGATTTACTCCGCAGACACTTGGACCATCGAGGAACTGCAGGCATTGGTAGCCGACGCCGGACGCCGCGCCGTGCTGATTCCCGCCGCCGACACCAAAAGGGCCGTCCTTGAGTCGTTCGCGGCGACGCTGGACTTCCCGGCGGACTACGGAGTGAACCTGGACGCGCTCAACGACTCGCTGCACGAGTTCGCCGATGCCGTCGCCGACGACGCCCAGCGACCCGTCAGCTTCATTTGGGAAGTGCCGGCCGCCTTCCGCGCGGACCGATCCTTCGGAGTCATCTGTGAGATCCTGCAGGACGCCGAAAGCTACGCCGGAAAGAGCCTGGCCGTCATCGCCGTCTTCCGGTAA
- a CDS encoding carbon-nitrogen hydrolase family protein: MRIALAQIITGRDLAENLALVEDYSIRAKAGGAELVVFPEATMRAFGNSLLDIAEPLDGPWATRVRAIADEQEILIIAGMFTPGAADDGAKVRNTLLVTGRGIEASYDKIHLFDAFGFAESDTVDAGDEPVTFEFEGMTFGLTTCYDLRFPDLFTENADRGADVNIVCASWGSGPGKAEQWKLLARARALDSTTLVLACGQGDPASQGIEPKGAAPTGVGHSVVVSPFGNILAELDAAPGLLFTELDPGVVKDARAKLPVLANRHRF, translated from the coding sequence GTGCGAATTGCACTTGCTCAAATCATTACCGGACGCGACCTTGCCGAAAATCTGGCCCTCGTGGAGGACTACTCCATTCGGGCCAAGGCCGGCGGCGCCGAACTCGTTGTGTTTCCCGAGGCCACGATGCGTGCCTTCGGCAACTCGCTGTTGGACATCGCCGAGCCGCTGGACGGCCCGTGGGCAACACGAGTGCGCGCCATTGCGGACGAACAGGAGATCCTTATCATCGCAGGGATGTTCACGCCGGGGGCTGCCGACGACGGCGCCAAGGTACGCAACACGCTCTTGGTCACCGGCCGGGGAATCGAAGCCAGCTACGACAAGATCCACCTCTTCGATGCCTTCGGCTTCGCGGAATCAGACACCGTCGACGCCGGGGACGAACCGGTCACTTTCGAATTCGAAGGCATGACCTTCGGCCTGACCACCTGCTATGACCTCCGTTTCCCGGATCTGTTCACCGAGAATGCGGACCGCGGCGCCGACGTGAACATCGTCTGCGCTTCCTGGGGATCCGGCCCCGGCAAGGCCGAGCAATGGAAGCTCCTGGCCCGTGCCCGCGCGCTGGATTCCACCACCCTGGTCCTCGCCTGCGGCCAGGGCGACCCGGCCAGCCAGGGCATCGAGCCCAAGGGCGCGGCGCCCACCGGCGTCGGGCACTCGGTTGTGGTGTCCCCCTTCGGAAACATCCTGGCCGAGCTCGACGCCGCACCCGGCCTGTTGTTCACCGAGCTGGATCCCGGCGTTGTCAAGGACGCCCGGGCCAAACTCCCGGTGCTCGCCAACCGCCACAGGTTCTAG